In one Corallococcus sp. EGB genomic region, the following are encoded:
- the rpsL gene encoding 30S ribosomal protein S12, with amino-acid sequence MPTISQLVRKGREKLNIKGKSPALKECPQKRGVCTRVYTTTPKKPNSALRKVARVRLTNGIEVTSYIPGVGHNLQEHSVVMIRGGRVKDLPGVRYHIIRGTLDSVGVAGRKQSRSKYGAKRPS; translated from the coding sequence GTGCCGACCATCAGCCAGCTCGTCCGCAAGGGCCGCGAGAAGCTCAACATCAAGGGCAAGAGCCCTGCCCTGAAGGAGTGCCCCCAGAAGCGCGGTGTTTGCACGCGCGTCTACACCACGACCCCGAAGAAGCCGAACTCGGCCCTCCGCAAGGTGGCCCGCGTGCGTCTCACCAACGGCATCGAGGTCACCTCCTACATCCCCGGCGTGGGTCACAACCTCCAGGAGCACTCGGTGGTCATGATCCGCGGCGGCCGTGTGAAGGACCTCCCGGGCGTTCGCTACCACATCATCCGCGGCACGCTGGACTCCGTGGGCGTTGCCGGTCGCAAGCAGAGCCGCTCCAAGTACGGCGCGAAGCGTCCCAGCTAG
- the rpsJ gene encoding 30S ribosomal protein S10: MATQKIRIRLKAYDSKLLDQSAGEIVETAKRTGAKVAGPIPLPTRINKFTVLRSPHVDKKSREQFEIRTHKRLLDILEPTQQTLDALMKLDLSAGVDVEIKS, translated from the coding sequence ATGGCGACACAGAAGATCCGCATCCGGCTGAAGGCGTACGACTCGAAGCTCCTGGATCAGAGTGCTGGGGAGATCGTCGAGACGGCCAAGCGCACGGGCGCCAAGGTGGCCGGTCCGATCCCCCTGCCGACGCGCATCAACAAGTTCACCGTGTTGCGTTCGCCGCACGTGGACAAGAAGAGCCGCGAGCAGTTTGAGATCCGCACGCACAAGCGCCTGCTCGATATCCTCGAGCCGACCCAGCAGACGCTGGACGCGCTGATGAAGCTGGATCTGTCTGCCGGCGTTGACGTCGAGATCAAGTCCTAG
- the dnaJ gene encoding molecular chaperone DnaJ has translation MADDYYQILGVPRTASADELKKAFRKLARQHHPDVNPGDKAAEEKFKRINTAFEVLGDPKKRALYDEFGEDAEKIGFDEKKAAAYRQYRAAQAAGGSGGGGIPFSTEGVDLGDLFNDIFGRAGGGGGGGFDINDLFSRGRGGSRSTAAERGDDLTTRVHISLAEAVTGTERTLTLQRPGRCSRCHGEGNTGKLVTCPTCNGTGRARRGGAMFGGSGVCPTCRGSGKAPEPCPQCGGSGIKEETTRLTVKIPAGVVTGSKVRLAGQGAAGIQGGPPGDLYIETEVAEHPLVRREGDDLYLDLPVTVSEALLGGEVRVPTFQGEVTLKVPPGSQSGRKMRLKGRGVPSLRGGTPGDMYLLLQVKVPEEATDEVRAAAETLARAYRGDVRRELTL, from the coding sequence ATGGCTGACGACTACTACCAGATTCTGGGCGTGCCCCGGACGGCCTCGGCGGACGAGCTCAAGAAGGCCTTCCGGAAGCTGGCGCGCCAGCACCACCCCGACGTCAACCCGGGCGACAAGGCGGCGGAGGAGAAGTTCAAGCGCATCAACACCGCCTTCGAGGTGCTGGGCGACCCGAAGAAGCGCGCGCTGTACGACGAGTTCGGCGAGGACGCGGAGAAGATCGGCTTCGACGAGAAGAAGGCCGCGGCCTACCGCCAGTACCGCGCCGCCCAGGCGGCCGGGGGCAGCGGCGGCGGAGGCATCCCCTTCAGCACCGAGGGCGTGGACCTGGGGGACCTCTTCAACGACATCTTCGGACGCGCGGGCGGCGGAGGCGGTGGCGGCTTCGACATCAACGACCTGTTCAGCCGGGGCCGGGGCGGCAGCCGCTCCACGGCGGCGGAGCGCGGCGACGACCTGACGACCCGGGTCCACATCTCCCTCGCGGAGGCGGTCACCGGCACCGAGCGCACCCTGACCCTCCAGCGGCCGGGGCGCTGCTCCAGGTGCCATGGCGAGGGCAACACGGGGAAGCTCGTGACGTGCCCCACCTGCAACGGCACGGGGCGGGCCCGGCGGGGCGGCGCCATGTTCGGCGGGTCCGGTGTGTGCCCCACCTGCCGCGGCAGCGGGAAGGCCCCGGAGCCCTGCCCCCAGTGCGGCGGCAGCGGCATCAAGGAGGAGACGACCCGGCTGACGGTGAAGATTCCGGCGGGCGTCGTCACCGGCTCCAAGGTGCGGCTGGCCGGTCAGGGCGCGGCGGGCATCCAGGGGGGCCCTCCGGGGGACCTCTACATCGAGACGGAAGTCGCCGAGCACCCGCTGGTGCGCCGCGAGGGCGATGACCTCTACCTGGACCTGCCGGTGACGGTGTCCGAGGCGCTCTTGGGCGGTGAGGTGCGCGTGCCCACCTTCCAGGGGGAGGTGACGCTGAAGGTGCCGCCGGGGTCCCAGTCCGGCCGGAAGATGCGGCTCAAGGGGCGGGGCGTCCCGTCGCTCCGGGGCGGTACTCCGGGAGACATGTACCTGTTGCTCCAGGTCAAGGTCCCCGAGGAGGCCACGGACGAGGTCCGGGCCGCCGCGGAGACCCTTGCGCGGGCCTACCGGGGCGACGTGCGCCGGGAGCTGACGTTGTAG
- the tuf gene encoding elongation factor Tu: MSKEKFDRSLPHVNIGTIGHVDHGKTSLTAAITKVLAKTGGATFLAYDQIDKAPEERERGITISTAHVEYKTKNRHYAHVDCPGHADYVKNMITGAAQMDGAILVVSAADGPMPQTREHILLARQVGVPYIVVFLNKVDLLDDPELRELVEMEVRDLLKKYEFPGDTIPIVPGSAVKALEGDTSDIGEPAILKLMEAVDSYIPTPQRATDKPFLMPVEDVFSIAGRGTVATGRVERGVIKVGEEVEVVGLRATQKTVVTGVEMFRKLLDEGRAGDNIGALVRGLKREDMERGQVLAKPGSITPHTKFKAQIYVLSKEEGGRHTPFFKGYRPQFYFRTTDVTGTVKLPDNVEMVMPGDNIAIEVELITPVAMEKELRFAVREGGRTVGAGVVAEIIA, encoded by the coding sequence ATGTCCAAGGAAAAGTTCGATCGCAGCCTGCCCCACGTGAACATCGGAACGATTGGGCACGTGGACCACGGCAAGACGTCGCTGACGGCGGCCATCACGAAGGTGCTGGCGAAGACGGGCGGCGCCACGTTCCTGGCGTACGACCAGATTGACAAGGCGCCGGAAGAGCGCGAGCGCGGCATCACCATCTCCACGGCGCACGTGGAGTACAAGACGAAGAACCGGCACTACGCGCACGTCGACTGCCCGGGGCACGCCGACTACGTGAAGAACATGATTACGGGCGCGGCGCAGATGGACGGCGCCATCCTGGTGGTGTCGGCGGCGGACGGCCCGATGCCGCAGACGCGCGAGCACATCCTGCTGGCGCGGCAGGTGGGCGTGCCCTACATCGTGGTCTTCCTGAACAAGGTGGACCTGCTGGACGACCCCGAGCTGCGCGAGCTCGTGGAGATGGAGGTGCGCGACCTGCTGAAGAAGTACGAGTTCCCGGGCGACACCATCCCCATCGTCCCCGGCTCCGCGGTGAAGGCGCTGGAGGGTGACACCAGCGACATCGGCGAGCCGGCCATCCTGAAGCTGATGGAGGCGGTGGACAGCTACATCCCGACGCCGCAGCGCGCGACGGACAAGCCCTTCCTGATGCCGGTGGAAGACGTCTTCTCCATCGCCGGCCGCGGGACGGTGGCGACGGGCCGCGTGGAGCGTGGCGTCATCAAGGTGGGCGAGGAAGTGGAAGTCGTCGGTCTGCGCGCGACGCAGAAGACGGTGGTGACGGGCGTGGAGATGTTCCGCAAGCTGCTGGACGAGGGCCGGGCGGGCGACAACATCGGCGCGCTGGTGCGTGGCCTCAAGCGCGAGGACATGGAGCGCGGCCAGGTGCTGGCGAAGCCGGGGAGCATCACGCCTCACACGAAGTTCAAGGCGCAGATTTACGTGCTGTCGAAGGAAGAGGGCGGCCGCCACACCCCGTTCTTCAAGGGGTACCGTCCGCAGTTCTACTTCCGCACCACGGACGTGACGGGCACGGTGAAGCTGCCGGACAACGTCGAGATGGTCATGCCGGGCGACAACATCGCCATCGAGGTGGAGCTCATCACCCCGGTCGCGATGGAGAAGGAGCTCCGGTTCGCGGTTCGTGAAGGCGGCCGCACGGTGGGCGCGGGCGTCGTGGCTGAAATCATCGCGTAG
- the rpsG gene encoding 30S ribosomal protein S7, with amino-acid sequence MPRRRVVAKRKILPDPKFQDRLVTKFVNDLMRKGKKSIAEGVCYGAFALLEERAKEDPLKTFKKALDNVKPVLEVKSRRVGGATYQVPVEVRQDRRVALGMRWIITYAKARGEKTMQEKLAGEIMDAANNRGNAVKKREDTHKMAEANKAFAHYRW; translated from the coding sequence ATGCCTCGTCGTCGCGTAGTCGCCAAGCGGAAGATTCTCCCGGATCCGAAGTTCCAGGACCGGCTCGTCACCAAGTTCGTCAACGACCTGATGCGCAAGGGCAAGAAGTCCATCGCGGAAGGCGTGTGCTACGGCGCCTTTGCCCTCCTCGAGGAGCGCGCGAAGGAAGACCCCCTCAAGACCTTCAAGAAGGCCTTGGACAACGTGAAGCCCGTCCTCGAGGTGAAGAGCCGCCGCGTCGGTGGCGCCACCTACCAGGTGCCCGTGGAGGTCCGTCAGGACCGCCGCGTCGCGCTGGGCATGCGTTGGATCATCACCTACGCCAAGGCGCGCGGTGAGAAGACCATGCAGGAGAAGCTGGCCGGCGAGATCATGGACGCCGCCAACAACCGCGGCAACGCGGTGAAGAAGCGTGAAGACACGCACAAGATGGCGGAAGCCAACAAGGCCTTCGCTCACTACCGCTGGTAG
- the rimI gene encoding ribosomal protein S18-alanine N-acetyltransferase, which translates to MRRLREDGTPDKGKGFLIRQMTVDDMPAVMALEKASFKNPWSTELLGRELQHDWSTILLVEEPRPEGGVDLLGLAIFWIVHDEVHVLNVATAPVHRRRGVARTVMEEVLRRGVARRCSLATLEVRRGNESALNLYRSLGFRPVGIRPNYYVDEGEDAIVMVLDF; encoded by the coding sequence ATGAGACGGCTGAGGGAGGACGGCACGCCCGACAAGGGGAAGGGCTTCCTCATCCGGCAGATGACCGTGGACGACATGCCGGCGGTGATGGCGCTGGAGAAGGCGTCCTTCAAGAACCCCTGGTCCACGGAGCTGCTCGGGCGAGAGCTCCAGCACGACTGGTCCACCATCCTCCTCGTGGAGGAGCCCCGGCCCGAGGGCGGCGTGGACCTCTTGGGCCTGGCCATCTTCTGGATCGTCCACGACGAGGTCCACGTCCTCAACGTCGCCACCGCCCCCGTGCACCGCCGCCGCGGCGTCGCGCGCACCGTGATGGAGGAGGTGCTCCGTCGGGGCGTGGCCCGCCGCTGCTCGCTGGCCACCCTGGAGGTGCGCCGGGGCAACGAGTCCGCCCTCAACCTCTACCGCTCGCTGGGCTTCCGTCCGGTCGGCATCCGCCCGAACTACTACGTGGACGAGGGCGAGGATGCGATCGTGATGGTCCTCGACTTCTAG
- the fusA gene encoding elongation factor G, whose product MPREFPLERYRNIGIMAHIDAGKTTTTERILFYTGAIHKMGEVHEGTTTTDWMVQERERGITITSAAISAFWERMGQRYRVNIIDTPGHVDFTIEVERSLRVLDGAIAVFDAVNGVEPQSETVWRQADRYKVPRICFINKMDRVGADFEMSVGTIKEKLGARPVRMQLPLGSEDKLKGVIDLVRMKALVFQDAEQGSRFDIQDIPAEYQDAAAAARGELLEAAAEQDDALTEKFLNGEELTEDEVRAAIRKGCVGLKLFPVFCGSAFRHKGVQPLLDAVVDYLPSPLDIPPIHGKTPKGEDAIRETRDDAPFSALAFKIMNDPSFSSQTLTFLRVYSGKLEAGTAAWNSVKGKRERISRLVQMRADKKDELTECYAGDICAVVGLKLATTGDTLCDDKQPIILERMEFPEPVIDIAIEPKSTADQDKIIQALQRLAMEDPSFRVRTNEETGQTLIAGMGELHLEIIVDRLLREFKVDANIGKPQVAYRETVTTTKAAEGKYIRQTGGKGQYGHIHLRVSPNEPGKGFEFVSTITGGAVSKEFVDAARDGAKEAMQNGPVAGYPMVDVKVEAYDGSMHDVDSSEMAFKIAGSMAFKDAVRAANPVLLEPIMATEVVTPEAAMGDVIGDLNGRRGKILGMTPRPGGVQAIQAEVPLAAMFGYSTDLRSKSQGRATYTMQFKHYAPAPKSALNPVY is encoded by the coding sequence ATGCCCCGTGAGTTCCCCCTCGAGCGCTACCGCAACATCGGCATCATGGCGCACATCGATGCCGGCAAGACGACCACCACCGAGCGGATCCTGTTCTACACAGGCGCCATCCACAAGATGGGCGAGGTGCACGAAGGCACCACCACGACGGACTGGATGGTGCAGGAGCGCGAGCGCGGCATCACCATCACGTCCGCGGCCATCAGCGCCTTCTGGGAGCGGATGGGCCAGCGCTACCGCGTGAACATCATCGACACGCCGGGACACGTGGACTTCACCATCGAGGTGGAGCGCTCGCTGCGCGTGCTCGACGGCGCCATCGCCGTGTTCGACGCGGTCAACGGCGTGGAGCCGCAGTCGGAGACGGTGTGGCGCCAGGCGGACCGCTACAAGGTCCCGCGCATCTGCTTCATCAACAAGATGGACCGCGTGGGCGCGGACTTCGAGATGTCCGTCGGCACCATCAAGGAGAAGCTGGGCGCGCGTCCGGTGCGCATGCAGCTGCCCCTGGGCAGCGAGGACAAGCTCAAGGGCGTCATCGACCTCGTCCGCATGAAGGCGCTGGTGTTCCAGGACGCGGAGCAGGGCAGCCGCTTCGACATCCAGGACATCCCCGCGGAGTACCAGGACGCCGCCGCCGCCGCGCGCGGGGAGCTCCTGGAGGCCGCGGCCGAGCAGGACGACGCGCTCACGGAGAAGTTCCTCAACGGCGAGGAGCTGACCGAGGACGAGGTGCGCGCCGCCATCCGCAAGGGCTGCGTGGGGCTGAAGCTGTTCCCGGTGTTCTGCGGCTCGGCGTTCCGCCACAAGGGCGTGCAGCCGCTGCTGGACGCGGTGGTGGACTACCTGCCCAGCCCGCTGGACATCCCGCCGATCCACGGCAAGACGCCCAAGGGCGAGGACGCCATCCGCGAGACGCGCGACGATGCGCCCTTCAGCGCGCTGGCGTTCAAGATCATGAACGACCCGTCGTTCTCCTCGCAGACGTTGACCTTCCTGCGCGTCTACTCGGGGAAGCTGGAGGCGGGCACGGCGGCCTGGAACTCCGTGAAGGGCAAGCGCGAGCGCATCAGCCGGCTCGTGCAGATGCGCGCGGACAAGAAGGACGAGCTGACCGAGTGCTACGCCGGCGACATCTGCGCGGTGGTGGGCCTGAAGCTCGCCACCACGGGCGACACGCTCTGTGACGACAAGCAGCCCATCATCCTGGAGCGGATGGAGTTCCCCGAGCCGGTCATCGACATCGCCATCGAGCCGAAGTCCACCGCGGATCAGGACAAGATCATCCAGGCCCTGCAGCGGCTGGCCATGGAGGACCCGTCCTTCCGCGTGCGCACCAACGAGGAGACGGGGCAGACGCTCATCGCCGGCATGGGCGAACTGCACCTCGAAATCATCGTCGACCGCCTCCTGCGCGAGTTCAAGGTGGACGCGAACATCGGCAAGCCGCAGGTGGCCTACCGCGAGACGGTGACCACGACGAAGGCGGCGGAAGGCAAGTACATCCGCCAGACGGGCGGCAAGGGGCAGTACGGCCACATCCACCTGCGCGTGTCCCCGAACGAGCCGGGCAAGGGCTTCGAGTTCGTCAGCACCATCACCGGCGGCGCCGTGTCCAAGGAGTTCGTGGACGCCGCGCGCGACGGCGCGAAGGAGGCCATGCAGAATGGCCCCGTCGCCGGCTACCCCATGGTGGACGTGAAGGTGGAGGCCTACGACGGCTCCATGCACGACGTGGACTCGTCGGAGATGGCGTTCAAGATCGCCGGCTCCATGGCCTTCAAGGACGCGGTCCGCGCGGCGAACCCCGTCCTCCTGGAGCCCATCATGGCCACCGAGGTCGTCACCCCGGAGGCCGCCATGGGCGACGTCATCGGTGACCTGAACGGCCGCCGCGGAAAGATTCTCGGCATGACGCCCCGGCCCGGTGGGGTGCAGGCCATCCAGGCGGAGGTGCCCCTGGCCGCCATGTTCGGGTACTCGACCGACCTGCGCAGCAAGAGCCAGGGAAGGGCGACCTACACGATGCAGTTCAAGCACTACGCACCGGCGCCGAAGTCAGCGCTCAACCCTGTCTACTGA